The DNA window CGCTTCCCGCAGCGCCCGCTCCCCGTCCTGGTGTTCCCGCGCAGAGCGCTGCGGGAACGGCACCGGGACAGGGGAATGGCACCGGGACAAAGGAACGGCACCGGGACAGGGGAACGGCACCGGGACAGGGGAATGGCACCGGGACAAAGGAACGGCACCGGGACAAGGGAACGGCACCGGGACAAAGGAACGGCACCGGGACAGGGGAACGGCACCGGGACAAGGGAACGGCACCGGGACAAGGGAACGGCACCGGGACAAAGGAACGGCACCGGGACAGGGGAACGGCACCGGGACAGGGGAACGGCACCGGGACAAGGGAACGGCACCGGGACAAAGGAACGGCACCGGGACAGGGGAACGGCACCGGGACAGGGGAACGGCACCGGGACAAGGGAACGGCACCGGGACAGGGGAACGGCACCCGGGCAGCGCCCGGCCCCTCGCGGCTCCGGAGGGACGCGGAGTCCCGGCCCTGCTCCCGGTCGGGCATTCCAGCGTGGATGCTCGGCTTACCTCGGCCAGGGCGTGGATCTGCTCCTCGCGCTCCCGCAGGCGCTGCTCGGCCCGGAGagccttctccttctccagccgCAGCTCCCGCCAggcctcctccagctcctccctgtccctcgccagctgctcctccttgcACCTCAGCTCCCGGCTGCGGAACTTCAGCTCCGCCTGCTCCTGGGACGGGCCCGGCAACACCGAGCGTCACCGGTGCCGTCCCGCACAGTCGCAGCTTCCCAGGGACGGGAGAGCCCCGGTCCTGCCCGGCCGCTCCGGGTTTGGGAtgcggggccgggggaggcGGTGTGGGACCCCCCCGTGCCGGCACCCCGCGGGAGGGAGCCCGGGCAGGGCATCGGGGACCTTGGCCAGGCTCCTCAGGGCCGAGTCCATGCTCAGGGCCCGCTCCTCGTCCCGCTCCGCCCGCTCCTGGCTCAGCCGCTCCCGCGCGTGGAACTCGGCCCAGGCGgccgccagccgccgccgctCCTCGGAGCGATCCCGGAGCTCTGCCcgctgctcctccagccacgCGCCCTGGGGGCCGAGGGACAGCTCCAGGCACCGCTTCCCGGAGGGTCTTCCCTCCTTTGGCCCGGCCCTGCCGCTTCCAGAGGCTGCGTCCAGCCGGGGagctccggccccgccgcttCCAGAGGCTGCGTCCAGCCGGGGAGCTCCGGCCCCGGGTGGGCACCCAGTGGGCTTGACCTGGCCTGTTCCgagccccttccagcccccGGCCCGTTCCTACCCGGCTGGTtccgagcccctttcccagtcCCGTTCCTATCCCAGATGGTtccgagcccctttcccagtcCCGTTCCTGTCCCGGATGGTtccgagcccctttcccagtcCCGTTCCTGTCCCGGATGGTtccgagcccctttcccagtcCCGTTCCTGTCCCGGACGGTtccgagcccctttcccagtcCCGTTCCTGCCCCGGATGGTtccgagcccctttcccagtcCCGTTCCTATCCCAGATGGTtccgagcccctttcccagtcCCGTTCCTATCCCGGATGGTtccgagcccctttcccagtcCCGTTCCTATCCCAGATGGTtccgagcccctttcccagtcCCGTTCCTATCCCGGATGGTtccgagcccctttcccagtcCCGTTCCTATCCCAGATGGTTCCAAGCCCCTTCCAGTTCCCACCCAGCTGGTTCCAAGCTCTTTACAGCTAGCCCCAGCCGGTTCCGAGTCCttttcccagcccagctccccccagccggttccaagccccatcccagtcactcccagagGGCAGTTCCAGCCCGTGGCTCCCACGTGGAAGCTCCAGCCCCAGGCGTGCATTCCATGGGAATCCCTGTTCGGATTCCCGGGAGTACCTGGAGCCGAGTCCCCGCTCACCTTGGCCTCGTCCCTGCTCACCTTGGCCTCGTCCAGCGCCGCTCTCTCCATGGACAGCAGCTGTGCCGTGAGCCGGCGCTGCTCCTCCAGCGCATCCCGCAGCGAATCCGCCTTGGAACGCTCGGCCACGGCCCTGCGGCGCTCCTGGGGCCGGacagggcagctccaggaggggTCTGGGCAGGGAGCCCCTCCTGCCGGGCACGGACACGGGACACAGAGGCAGGGACACCgggcagggacatgggacatgggcacagctccaggaggggTCCGGACAAGGACACggggcagggacacagacaTGGACACAGCTCCAGGACACGGCCACGGCTCTGGGGTAGGGccccacctgctccaggagctgctcccgcTCTCCCAGCCTGGTCTCCAAGTCGGCCACAGCCTCCTGGAGCCGGCTCTGCTCCCGCTCCGCATCccgctgctgctggcacagcctgtcccGGAGCACTGGCGGAGGCAGGAGGATCGCGGGGTGCAGGAGGCGGGATCCACCCTCATCCACACGGAAATCCCGCACCGAGATCCCCCCGCGTTCGTGCTCCGCAGTCCCAggacagggagaagggagatCCCGCCGAGGGATCTGCCCGTGGAAGGCAGGACTTGGCTCCCGGCCTCTGCCTCAGCGGGGgcagcttttccctgttttctgggGCCGGTGGGAGTCCTGGACAGAGCTGAGCCCCGGTCCGAGCACCGCTGGACACTCGGACCCAGCGGAGCCTCCACTCAGGAAACCCCGCAGGAGAGATGGAACAGGGACCTACAGGGCTCCTTCTGGACAGCACGAGGGCTGGGTTTGTCCCAGGACCGTTTGGATTCCATGGGATCAGCTCCGATGCCGttgggatggagcagagggTCCCACTGGAATGATGCACCTGAAGGGAATTTACCTGCGAGCTCCTCGTCCTGCTCCTGGGATCTGGGGTGATCCTGGGATCTGGGGCGATCCTGCGCCGTGTCCTGGCTCCAGGATGGGATCTGAGCCATCggctgctccttctcctgccgtgacctctcctgctgctcctccacctttccctggctcctgcccaGGATGGATCGGGAAGAACCTCGGCACgcccagcccagggaggtgaGCAGCGAGCTGGGAGCACAGGTGAGACCCCGTTACCTGTGGGAGCTCTCCAGGAgatccaggtgctgctgctgcctctggagaCCCTCCAGGAGCAGTCCCTGCTGCGCCCGCTCCAGCTCCAGCGCCCGGACCTGCCGCGAGCGGGACGAGCTCCAGGTGCCACCCTGGGAACGGAGCTGCTCCGGCTTCCCCATCCCCCGGAGCCCTTCGGAGCGGGGGACGCGGCCCCTTCTCCTGCCCCGGGGTGCCACGGGTGACCCTGGTGACCCCCACAGGTGACCCCTCAGTCCTCACCTggttttccagctcctccacccGGGCCTGGAGGCTGCGCAGGGCGATCCCACAGCCGGGATGCTCCTGGCATGGATGGGACTGGAGACCTTGGGAATCCTGgcggggatgggatgggagagcCCCCGGATCCTCCTGGCGGGGATGGGATCGGAGAGGCCCCGGATTCTCCTGGCGGGGCTGGGATCGGAGAGCCCCCGGATCCTCCTGGCGGGGCTGGGATCGGAGAGACCCCGGATCCTCCTGgcggggatgggatgggagagcCCCCAGATCCTCCTGGCGGGGATGGGATCGGAGAGCCCCCGGATCCTCCTGGCGGGGATGGGATCGGAGAGACCCCGGATCCTCCTGGCGGGGATGGGATCGGAGAGCCCCCGGATCCTCCTGgcggggatgggatgggagagcCCCCGGATCCTCCTGGCGGGGATGGGATCGGAGAGACCCCGGATCCTCCTGGCGGGGATGGGATCGGAGAGGCCCCGGATCCTCTGGGCAGAGCCAGGATGGGAGAGCTCGGGGATTCTCCtggcggggctgggctggaggagtCTCCGGATGCtcctggcagggatgggatgggagagcTCCTGGatgctcctggcagggctgggctgggagagccccCGGCCCCACCtgtggggacaccgggatgCTCCTGGCACCTCCCGGGATGCTGCCCCCTCCCCCGGGAATGCTGATCCATGCCCAGCCCCCATTCCGGGGGGGATTCCCAGGgacccctccctgctcctgccccggCACTCACCTGGGCGGGCGCGGCAGGACCCGGCACCTCCCGCTCTGCCGGGGATGGAAAACGGCACCGATCGGTCACCTGGACTCGGCAGCAGGAACGGAATCATCCCGAACCAGCCCAGCCCAtggatcccagcccagcccatggatcccagcccagctcatggatcccagcccagcccatggatcccagcccagcccatggatcccagcccagctcatgGATCCCAGCTCATGGATCCCATCCCGTggatcccagcccatcccatggatcccagcccagcccatggATCCCAGCCCATGGATCCCAGATCAgcccatggatcccatcccatcccatcccatcccatcccatggatcccatcccatcccatcccagcccatggatcccatcccatcccatcccattccatcccatcccaccccatggatctcttcccatggatcccatcccatggatctcaacccatggatcccatcccaccccatggaTCCGATCCCATGgatgccatcccatcccatcccatcccctggatcCCGCTCCATGgatcccaacccatcccattgatcccaccccatggatcccatcccatggatcccatctCATGGATACCagcccatcccatggatcccatcccatggatcccatcccatggatcccatcccatcccatggatcccatcccaccccatggatcccatcccatggatcccatcccatggatcccatcccatcccatggatcccatcccatcccatgggtcccagcccatcccatgggtcccagcccatcccatcccatcccatcccagctcagcccatggatcccagcccatcccatcctatcccatcccatcccagcccagcccatcccatggatcccagcccagcccagcccatcccatgGGTCCCAGCCTATCCCATGGATCCgatcccagcccatcccatggatcccatcccatcccatgggtcccagcccatcccatggatcccatcccaccccatggatcccaccccatggatccgatcccatcccaccccatggatccgatcccagcccatcccacgGATCCCATCCCACGGGTCCCAGCCCACCCCAAGGGCAGCGTCccctgggcacagggctgggccCATCCCGcttttcctgcccctctgggggGATTCCCAGGACACCTGGGCTGGCCCCAGGGATGGGTGAccccgctctgcccgggggccgagcaccagcagcagccaggtccCCACCAGGACCATCCCGCGGGCACAGGGACCCAGCTCCAGAGGGCCCAGGGTGCCCCTCCCCAGGACAGGGCACCTCAGAGCACGCTGGGGGGGACAGAGGCCTCACCCTGCCCGCGGGGCCGTGTCCCGACGGGGAGCTCCAGCCTGGATGGGGAAACGAATCCCACAGGGAGAGTGAGGGGAGACAGCACCCTCCCCCAAGgcacccctgtgccccctgtgccccctgtgccacccGTTTCACGTCACCCATGCTGTGCCACCCGTCCCACCCTGCCCCACGCCGTGTGATCCCACCTTTGGCACCtggagggaacagggacaccccaaacctCCATCccgggggtccctcccccccGCTGTGGTCACCTGGGCCACGGGTGTCACCTGAGCCAGGGGAGCCCCTCCCGGGAACTGGGAGGGCTGAGGGGGAAGCGGGAGGTGGGAAGAGCTCGGCTGGGGGAATTCCCGGCCTGGGACATCCCCCGGGCACACCCCGGGCTCCGGACCCGCTCCCCAGTGCCAGGAGGGAGCTCCCGGGAGGAGCCTTCACCTGCCGggcccggggggctccgggaTCCTCGGGgggaggggattctgctccGGAGCCTTGGCCTGGGATCGCCTCCGTGCCAGGGCAGCGCTGAGCCAGCTCCCGTCCCGCTCCCCTGCGGGATCAGCCCCCGATCCCGAGCAATCCTCCTGCTTCGATCCCAGTCCCGGGAAATCCTCGTCCTTGGATCCCAATCCTGGGAAATCCTTGTCCTTCCGTCCCAGTCCCGGGAAATCCTCGTCCTTGGATCCCAATCCTGGGAAATCCTTGTCCTTCCGTCCCAATCCCGGGAAATCCTTGTTCTTCTGCCCCAGTCCCGGGAAATCCTCGTCCTTGGATCCCAGTCCTGGGAAATCCTTGTCCTTCCGTCCCAGTCCCGGGAAATCCTCGTCCTTGGATCCCAGTCCCGGGAAATCCTCGTTCTTCTGCCCCAATCCTGGGAAATCCTTGTCCTTCTGCCTCAATCCCGGGAAATCCTCGTCCTTGGATCCCAATCCTGGGAAATCCTCGTTCTTCTGCCCCAATCCTGGGAAATCCTTGTCCTTCTGCCTCAATCCCGGGAAATCCTTGTCCTTCAATCCCAGTCCTGGGAAATCCTCGTTCTTCCGTCCCAGCCCCAGGAAATCCTCATCCTTGGATCCCAATCCCGGGAAATCCTCGTCcttcagccccagccaggcagccCCGGAGGAGCGTCGGGAGCTGCTCCCAACTGGAAAGCTGCGGGGAGAGAGGgacactgggaacactgggaacactgggaacaCTGGATGGGAGGGGCCATTGAGGACACCAGGGGAACATCGGGGAGCGGCCAagggaccctggggacaccggggacattggggacaccgGCTGTGGGGGATCCCAGGGACAGCGGGAACACGGGGGGACCCCCGATGTGAGGGGACCTTCGGGACAccggcagggaggggacactggggaccaGCCAGggcacactggggacactggggacactggggaccagccaggggacactggggacacggCTGGGTGGGGACTCCCCCCCGCCACCCCGGGTACCTCGGTCCCCGTCTCCGCCCGGCCCCGGAGGCCACCGAGGGCTCGTAGGATCCGAAGGGAAAATCCGGCTCATCCCGGCCCCCGTCCGGCCCTGCTGGAACAGCGGCCTCGAGTCACAATTCCCGATGGGATGGGGCCCTGGAGAacacctgtgccaccctccccTGCAATTCCTGACGGGATTTACTCTCTGGAGAacacctgtgccaccctccccTGGAAATCCCGACAGGATTCACCCTCTGGAGAacacctgtgccaccctccccTGCAATTCCTGACAGGATTCACCCTCTGGAGAacacctgtgccaccctccccTGCAATTCCCGACAGGATTCACCCTCTGGAGAacacctgtgccaccctccccTGGAAATCCCGACAGGATTTACCCTCTGGAGAacacctgtgccaccctccccTGCAATTCCCGACAGGATTCACCCTCTGGAGAacacctgtgccaccctccccTGCAATTCCTGACAGGATTCACCCTCTGGAGAacacctgtgccaccctccccTGCAATTCCCGACAGGATTCACCCTCTGGAGAacacctgtgccaccctccccTGGAAATCCCGACAGGATTTACCCTCTGGAGAacacctgtgccaccctccccTGCAATTCCCGACAGGATTCACCCTCTGGAGAacacctgtgccaccctccccTGCAATTCCTGACAGGATTCACCCTCTGGAGAacacctgtgccaccctccccTGCAATTCCTGACAGGATTCACCCTCTGGAGAacacctgtgccaccctccccTGGAAATCCCGACAGGATTTACCCTCTGGAGAacacctgtgccaccctccccTGCAATTCCCAACGGGATTCACCTTCTGGAGAacacctgtgccaccctccccTGGAAATCCCGACGGCATTCACCCTCTGGAGAacacctgtgccaccctccccTGCAATTCCCGACAGGATTTACCCTCTGGAGAacacctgtgccaccctccccTGCAATTCCCGACAGGATTCACCCTCTGGAGAacacctgtgccaccctccccTGCAATTCCCGACAGGATTCATCCTCTGGAGAacacctgtgccaccctccccTGGAAATCCCGACGGGATTCACCCTCTGGAGAACACCTGCCCCGTTCCTTTGGCAGCTCCCACTGGGATTCACCCTCTGGGAAACGCTTTCCATGGCACCCCCACCCCCGGCTGTGCTCACCCGGCTGCTCCCGCTCCTTGGGATCCGCCTGCAATTCCGCCCTTCCCGCCTGCTCCAGGATTTTTCCCGCGGAgcctcctcccagcagctcctggatccCGGTGCGGCCCTTCCGGAGCCCCTGCCTGGGGATGCCCGGCACAGGtgggggtggcaccgggacccccccgtccccgtccccgtcccggTGTCCCCTCACCCTCCCGGCGCCCTCTGCGCGTTCCCGGCTCCGTCGGCGCCGCTCCCGAGCCCCAGGGACTCCACCAGGTCATCGACGTCGTCCCCAAAGGTGACGTGGGGACGtcgcggggccggggctggggggggaaGGTCACCGGTGGCATCTGGGACGtgccccggtgtccccagccagctctgggaaTCCCCCCGGgtcccccccgtgcccccctcACCGCTGCCGCTGCTCCGTCCCGGATCGTTCCCGGAGCtgctccccggccccgccggctccTCCTCCGGGAACGGCTTCTCCAGGGGGTCCCCGGGGCCTGGGAATTCCCCGGAGGGACGGGAGAAGGGAGGGACAATCAGAGATCCCAGTGGGACCGAGGGGGTTTCATGGAGAGGctctgggaacagggaatggggtCTGATCCCGTGGGAATGGGGTCTgaggggaacagggaatgggctCTGATCCCACGGGAATGGGGTCTgaggggaacagggaatgggctCTGATCCCACGGGAATGGGGTCTgaggggaacagggaatggggtCTGATCCCGTGGGAATGGGGTCTgaggggaacagggaatgggctCTGATCCCACGGGAATGGGGTCTgaggggaacagggaatggggtCTGATCTCGTGGGAATGGGGTCTgaggggaacagggaatggggtCAGATCCTGTGGGAATGGGGTCTgaagggaacagggaatggggtCGGGTCCCATGGGAATGGGGTCTgaagggaacagggaatggggtCGGGTCCCATGGGAATGGGCTCTgaggggaacagggaatggggtCTGATCCCGTGGGAATGGGTCTgaggggaacagggaatggggtctggtcccatgggaatggggtctgaggggaacagggaatggggtCTGATCCCGTGGGAATCGGGTCTgaggggaacagggaatggggtCTGATCCCACGGGAATGGGGTCTgaggggaacagggaatggggtCTGATCCCATGGGAATCGGGTCTgaggggaacagggaatggggtCTGATCCCACGGGAATGGCTGTGAAaggaacagggaatggggtCTGGTCCCACGGGAATGGCTCTgaggggaacagggaatggggtCTGATCCCATGGGAATGTCCCCAcggaaaagcaaagcagaattcCCGGTACCTTTTTTGGGATCCAGCACCTTCCCAGCGCCTTTCCCCGGCCTGGACCCGGCTCTGGCCATTCCCAGGAGTTCTGCATCCAGCTCATCCAGCTCATCCAGCTCATCCAgctcctggggagggggcagctcctgccctcacCTGCACCTCATGTGGGATTCCCAAAAACCTTGGGAATTCTGCCCCGGCTCACCTCTGCCGCTTCCGCATCCTCCTCGGGGAACTTCCCGCTCTCCGTGGGGAATTTGCCTCTGGAACGCTGAGCCGGGGTCCCCCTGAGGCACAGCCCCGGTCGGGGGCgtggggaggggtcccggggatggcagcaggtgggaagggccgggggcacagggaggggctCAGCTGGGGCTCACCTGCGGGAAGGGCTCCCGGGAGCCCCGGGGAGCTGGAGCCGGGGGCTCCtctggaagggagggagggaccgGGATGGACTCGGCTCCAGGAGGGAATGGGGGGATCCCTCCCGGTGATCCCAGGGCAGGGGATTCCCAGGGGATTCCCAAGGGATCCCCTCCAGGTgatcccaggagcagggcattCCCAGGGGATCCCCTCCAGGTgatcccaggagcagggcattCCCAGGGGATCCCCTCCAGGTGATCCCAGGGCAGGGGCATTCCCAGGGGATTCCTTCCAGGTGATCCCAGGGCAGGGGATTCCCTCCAGGtgatcccagggctggggtaTTCCCAGGGGATTCCCAAGGGATCCCCTCCAGGTGATCCCAGGGCAGGGCATTCCCAGGGGATTCCCTCCAGGTGATCCCAGGGCATTCCCAGGGCATTCCTAGGGGATTCCCAGGCCATTCCCAGGTGATCCCAGGGCATTCCTAGGGGATTCCCTCCAGGTGACCCCAGGGCATTCCCAGGCCATTCCCAGGCCATTCCCAGGCGATTCCCTTCAGGTGACCCTAGGGCATTCCCAGGTCATTCCCAGGGGAGCCAAGCGCTCCCACTTTACCATCGAATCCCAGGAGGTCCCCGAGCACGGCGCTGATGGGATCTGGAACAGGACACGGCCCAGGCGATCCCGGGCGATCCCGGTGGGTTCCGCGCCCCCGGCAGGGGGGAAACGCTCCCGCTCTCAGCCTGGAGCATTCCCTGCCCCTGGGTCCCCCctccccgctccatcccggccTTCCCAGGGATCCAACCCCGCTGGAGATGGGATGAGGGCAGGTGAGGGCACTCACCTGAGAGCCGCCTCCGGGCCTTGGCAGCCTGCGGGCAAACACAAATCCCCTCGGGAGCAATCGAAGCCCCGGGACACCCCCCACACGAAAGCCGCGTTTCCGTGGAGCGCCCGCCTGGATCCCGCCTGGATCCCGGCCCCTCACACTCACCATGGCGCGTCCAAGATTCCCAGGTGATTCCAAGCTCCACCTGCCCGGTGCCGGCTCCGGGAGCCCCGGGCTCAGCCCCGCACCGACCGCGCACCtgaggggggagaggaaggcGCTGCTTGGGGTCCCGGGACTCCCCcggctcgggggtcccggggttCCCCCCACGTTTCTCACCCAGCGCCGCACTCGGCATGGGCGCCGCCATATTGCGCGCCAACCTAAAGGAAGGCCCCCGCTGCCATAGCAACGAGGCTGCCCCGCTGCGCGCCTGGTTGGAGGGCCACCGTTACCATAGCGACAGGGCTGCCCGCGCGCCTCCCTCAGGGAAGGCCCCTGCTGCCATGGCGACGCGGCTGCCCCGCTCAGCGCCTGGTCTGAGCCGTCCCCGCGATCTTCTGTCGCGATACTCCCCCTTATCGCCGGCGGTTTCCACATGTCGTGGGCTTTATCCATGTAAAGAGCTCTGGGTTGCCATCCGGGATCCTGCAGGATCCAGGCTCAGTTACCCTCGTACGATCGTCGGACGTAACATCCCGATGTATCGCCATACAGTCCTGACATCCCGACATCCCATCCCGGTATATCGCCATACAGTCCGATATCCCGATATCCCATCCCACTATATCGCCACAGAATCCTGATATCCTGATATCCCATCCCTCTATATCACCATACAGTCCCAATATCCTGATATCCCGATATCGCGATATCCCATCCTGCTATATTGCCATATAGTCCCAATACCCCAATATCCCATCCCACTGTATCGCCACAGAATCCCGATATCCCGCTATATCGCCACACAGGCCCGATATCCTGCCACCCCGATATCCCATCCCGCTATATCGCCACACAGTCCCAATATCCCGCCATCCTGGTATCCCAATATCCTGATATCGTGATATCCCGCCATCCCGATATCCCGCCATCCTGATATCCCGATATCTTGCCACACAGTCCCGATATCCCGCCACCCCGATATCCTGATATCACGATATCCTGCCATCCCACCACACAGCCCCACCATCCCGATAGCCCGCCATCCCGATATCGCGATATCCCACTATATCGCCACACAGTCCCGATATCCCGCCATCCTGGTATCCCAATATCCTGATATCGCGATATCCCGCTATCGCGACATCCCGTCATCCCTCCCCACTCCCGGCCTCCCCCGGCACGAGCAGCTCCCGTTGtgtccctgccccgctcccgccgggcTCCCGCTGCCTCCCGCCCCGCTGCCGGTGGGGTCCTGGTGGGGTCCCGGCCGCCTCCCCGCTCCCTCTCCGGCTCCCGGTTCCCTCCCGGTTCCCTCCCGGTTCCCTCCCGGGCTCCCGGAACGCTCAGGGCAGGAGCACGCCCGGCTCGCGGCTTCCCCAGCGCCGCTCCCGGGGTCCCGCAGCCCCAACGAACGCCCGGAGACCCCAAAAACGCCTTT is part of the Corvus moneduloides isolate bCorMon1 chromosome 32, bCorMon1.pri, whole genome shotgun sequence genome and encodes:
- the LOC116436997 gene encoding fas-binding factor 1 homolog isoform X25, which codes for MDKAHDMWKPPAIRGSIATEDRGDGSDQALSGAAASPWQQGPSLREARGQPCRYGNGGPPTRRAAGQPRCYGSGGLPLGWRAIWRRPCRVRRWVRGRCGAEPGAPGAGTGQVELGITWESWTRHGECEGPGSRRDPGGRSTETRLSCGGCPGASIAPEGICVCPQAAKARRRLSDPISAVLGDLLGFDEEPPAPAPRGSREPFPQVSPRGTPAQRSRGKFPTESGKFPEEDAEAAEELPPPQELDELDELDELDAELLGMARAGSRPGKGAGKVLDPKKGPGDPLEKPFPEEEPAGPGSSSGNDPGRSSGSAPAPRRPHVTFGDDVDDLVESLGLGSGADGAGNAQRAPGGQGLRKGRTGIQELLGGGSAGKILEQAGRAELQADPKEREQPAGPDGGRDEPDFPFGSYEPSVASGAGRRRGPSFPVGSSSRRSSGAAWLGLKDEDFPGLGSKDEDFLGLGRKNEDFPGLGLKDKDFPGLRQKDKDFPGLGQKNEDFPGLGSKDEDFPGLRQKDKDFPGLGQKNEDFPGLGSKDEDFPGLGRKDKDFPGLGSKDEDFPGLGQKNKDFPGLGRKDKDFPGLGSKDEDFPGLGRKDKDFPGLGSKDEDFPGLGSKQEDCSGSGADPAGERDGSWLSAALARRRSQAKAPEQNPLPPRIPEPPGPGRLELPVGTRPRGQEREVPGPAAPAQEHPETPPAQPRQENPRALPSWLCPEDPGPLRSHPRQEDPGSLRSHPRQEDPGALPSHPRQEDPGALRSHPRQEDPGSLRSHPRQEDPGALRSHPRQEDLGALPSHPRQEDPGSLRSQPRQEDPGALRSQPRQDSQGLQSHPCQEHPGCGIALRSLQARVEELENQVRALELERAQQGLLLEGLQRQQQHLDLLESSHRSQGKVEEQQERSRQEKEQPMAQIPSWSQDTAQDRPRSQDHPRSQEQDEELAVLRDRLCQQQRDAEREQSRLQEAVADLETRLGEREQLLEQERRRAVAERSKADSLRDALEEQRRLTAQLLSMERAALDEAKGAWLEEQRAELRDRSEERRRLAAAWAEFHARERLSQERAERDEERALSMDSALRSLAKEQAELKFRSRELRCKEEQLARDREELEEAWRELRLEKEKALRAEQRLREREEQIHALAERSAREHQDGERALREARSVRAEQRDRLQALQEQLEELRQQEQRLHQDRLSLARQREQLQQLRDELAPGGAGTLPATVPANGLGSALAAPVAPGAEGLLARFLPPVGMFLGDSGDPLASAALYGHLLLLKHRAQMDHDFLENERIFLESLKKRP
- the LOC116436997 gene encoding fas-binding factor 1 homolog isoform X5; this encodes MDKAHDMWKPPAIRGSIATEDRGDGSDQALSGAAASPWQQGPSLREARGQPCRYGNGGPPTRRAAGQPRCYGSGGLPLGWRAIWRRPCRVRRWVRGRCGAEPGAPGAGTGQVELGITWESWTRHGECEGPGSRRDPGGRSTETRLSCGGCPGASIAPEGICVCPQAAKARRRLSDPISAVLGDLLGFDEEPPAPAPRGSREPFPQVSPRGTPAQRSRGKFPTESGKFPEEDAEAAEELDELDELDELDAELLGMARAGSRPGKGAGKVLDPKKGPGDPLEKPFPEEEPAGPGSSSGNDPGRSSGSAPAPRRPHVTFGDDVDDLVESLGLGSGADGAGNAQRAPGGQGLRKGRTGIQELLGGGSAGKILEQAGRAELQADPKEREQPAGPDGGRDEPDFPFGSYEPSVASGAGRRRGPSFPVGSSSRRSSGAAWLGLKDEDFPGLGSKDEDFLGLGRKNEDFPGLGLKDKDFPGLRQKDKDFPGLGQKNEDFPGLGSKDEDFPGLRQKDKDFPGLGQKNEDFPGLGSKDEDFPGLGRKDKDFPGLGSKDEDFPGLGQKNKDFPGLGRKDKDFPGLGSKDEDFPGLGRKDKDFPGLGSKDEDFPGLGSKQEDCSGSGADPAGERDGSWLSAALARRRSQAKAPEQNPLPPRIPEPPGPGRLELPVGTRPRGQEREVPGPAAPAQEHPETPPAQPRQENPRALPSWLCPEDPGPLRSHPRQEDPGSLRSHPRQEDPGALPSHPRQEDPGALRSHPRQEDPGSLRSHPRQEDPGALRSHPRQEDLGALPSHPRQEDPGSLRSQPRQEDPGALRSQPRQDSQGLQSHPCQEHPGCGIALRSLQARVEELENQVRALELERAQQGLLLEGLQRQQQHLDLLESSHRSQGKVEEQQERSRQEKEQPMAQIPSWSQDTAQDRPRSQDHPRSQEQDEELAVLRDRLCQQQRDAEREQSRLQEAVADLETRLGEREQLLEQERRRAVAERSKADSLRDALEEQRRLTAQLLSMERAALDEAKGAWLEEQRAELRDRSEERRRLAAAWAEFHARERLSQERAERDEERALSMDSALRSLAKEQAELKFRSRELRCKEEQLARDREELEEAWRELRLEKEKALRAEQRLREREEQIHALAEVSRASTLECPTGSRAGTPRPSGAARGRALPGCRSPVPVPFPCPGAVPLSRCRSPVPVPFLCPGAVPLSRCRSPVPVPFPCPGAVPLSRCRSLVPVPFPCPGAVPLSRCRSFVPVPFPCPGAVPLSRCHSPVPVPFPCPGAVPLSRCHSPVPVPFPQRSAREHQDGERALREARSVRAEQRDRLQALQEQLEELRQQEQRLHQDRLSLARQREQLQQLRDELAPGGAGTLPATVPANGLGSALAAPVAPGAEGLLARFLPPVGMFLGDSGDPLASAALYGHLLLLKHRAQMDHDFLENERIFLESLKKRP